tggtatttagGGGTTGTTTTCTAATTAGGTGTAGTTAAAAtgattgaatgagaattaattttTTCAGTATAGACAGTTGTATCTGTATAGTCTGTTTCTAGACTAAACTAAATGAATCATCTTACCAAAACAAATATATCATTTTACTgttttatttcaaataataaattccaCAATATTTATCAATTTTAACAATACTATCAGGAAAAAACAAAACTAAATAGATAAACAGTTAGTGTGTTAATATATTAAGTCATATTTTTTTGTTTAGCACATCGTTAGATCAAGTATGTAATTCATTAAGTTAAAAACACATCCCTTAATTAGAAAACGACAACATATCATCAATGTAAAAATATATGATTATGACACGACCACGTGTCTAATATATTTGTATGGAGGTGCCATATGCGCTCCAATTTACTAAGATTCTATGATACACCAACAAAGCACAAAGTATAAAGTACACTCATTCCCTCCAAAAACAAATACgagaaaaaaaaagtatttttgaTTTAATAAAAGATTCACCGTAAGTACGTTTCaacccaaagttttttttttttttttttaaattactttTTTTCGGCAATTTATCAATCAAATGTTACTTTTGTGCCAACTAATAATCATTATTACGATTTATATAACTTTACTTAGCTTTTAGTCGGGTGGATTGCTCTGTTGGTGCTTATTAAAAGGGTATATTAAGTTAAACGTTAAGTTTATAAAGATATGTTAATCTATCTACTCTAATTATCTAAAAGTGGTTTTCtactaaattaaaaaaattaaaacaaataggGCAATATTCAGTTTTTATACGCGTTTCTAAGCGTTGTACGtttcaaattttattaaattatcatGAATGCATGAATAATAAGTAAAGAAAATCTTATATATTCATAGATGTGAAAATAGAATTAAAaataatagatttttttttttggtattttgcaTGTGAATGTACGTGACACGTGTGAGAATGTTGACACAGAAATCTAAGCAATCAAATTACCTTGGTAGCCATGGAAGTAAGCGAGATAGAAGATGAAGACGTTGATGTCGACGTGGATGTGGACGTTGGAGGGTTCATACCCGTCGATAAAGCCGACAACCCGACATTATAAGCCATGGTTCCATCGGGTTGATACAACCCGTAGTTTCTTTCAGATGTCGGGCCGGGTTTCATATCTTCATTAAACAAAGCAAACAAGTAAATTTCAAGCCTCATTTTAGGTCTCAATGGTGTCCCTTCACCACCCAATTGTCTTCTCAACAAATTCCGATTGTAAATCGCTGCATTTTGAGGTGTTGCACCAATTTCATTCGGGTCACCTCTCGATGGCCAACCCGTTTCAGAAACCCGAACTTCAATCCctccaaaccctaatctagccATCGCGAATATAACCGCGTCAACTTGAGCGTATAACATGTTGTCATAATGCTTACTTGTATGAGGATCGATCATGCCTGAATTGGGGTTAAAAAGTGCGTAGTCTAAAGAGATTTGAGTTGGGCTATCTTTGTATGCGAAGTAAGGGTACGCATTGATCCAAAATGGTGCTTTTGTGTTTGAAagaaactgtaaaagttgcgtcATTATGGTTATGAGCTCCGGCGTAAATGTTCCGGCGGATGGTGGGTAAGAATTCGCGAGAACTGCTAATGACGAAGGTGTAGAGACTTGAATATACTGTTGCATTCCTAACTGAGCTAACGCACGTTGAAGACTAACCATGGCTGGGACAAGATTCTCCAGCAGTGTCATGTCTTCTCCGGTGAACACTTCATTTCCGACAGCTATTCCTGTTATTCTTGTTGCCGGAAAATATGGTTTGATACGTGTTGTCACCCATTGCAAAGCTTGTTGTGGGTCCATCAATGTCGCAAGCATATCGTTCTCCACAGTCACGATCAGTTCAACCCCAGAACCTGCGAATGCGTTTAAGATATCCGGATTCGTGTCGTAGATTCGTGTTTTTGTGATTCTTAGTGATTTCAGAAGCTCAAGAACTTTATCCGGTGGTGGCAAATTGTTGCCTACTTGGCCATAATTTATCCCGAGTGATTCAACTTCCACAACAAATCCAAACCCTACAAACATAACAAattaatcaaaaacatgaaaaaaaaaaaaaaaaaaaaaaaaaaaaaacctgaatTCAAAAGAGTAAGTTAAGCTTGAATTAAACGTGCC
The genomic region above belongs to Lactuca sativa cultivar Salinas chromosome 4, Lsat_Salinas_v11, whole genome shotgun sequence and contains:
- the LOC111914727 gene encoding glucan endo-1,3-beta-glucosidase 14, which gives rise to MGPWLRTAFMVQCVLGIILSLSGFGFVVEVESLGINYGQVGNNLPPPDKVLELLKSLRITKTRIYDTNPDILNAFAGSGVELIVTVENDMLATLMDPQQALQWVTTRIKPYFPATRITGIAVGNEVFTGEDMTLLENLVPAMVSLQRALAQLGMQQYIQVSTPSSLAVLANSYPPSAGTFTPELITIMTQLLQFLSNTKAPFWINAYPYFAYKDSPTQISLDYALFNPNSGMIDPHTSKHYDNMLYAQVDAVIFAMARLGFGGIEVRVSETGWPSRGDPNEIGATPQNAAIYNRNLLRRQLGGEGTPLRPKMRLEIYLFALFNEDMKPGPTSERNYGLYQPDGTMAYNVGLSALSTGMNPPTSTSTSTSTSSSSISLTSMATKVERMDHHRGLLCWISFCLVAMATTMPPF